From the Saimiri boliviensis isolate mSaiBol1 chromosome X, mSaiBol1.pri, whole genome shotgun sequence genome, one window contains:
- the IGSF1 gene encoding immunoglobulin superfamily member 1, whose protein sequence is MLQTFTVLLFCIRMSLGMTSIVMDPQPELWIESNYPQAPWENITLWCRSPSRLSSKFLLLKDKTQMTWIHPSHKTFQVSFLLGALTESNAGLYRCCYWKETGWSKPSKILELESPGQLPKPIFWIQAETPPLPGCNVNILCHGWLQDLVFMLFKEGYAEPVDYQVPTGTMAIFSIDNLTPEDEGVYICRTHIQMLPTLWSEPSNPLKLVVAGLYPKPTLTAHPGPIMAPGESLNLRCQGPIYGMTFAVMRVEDLEKSFYHKKTIKNEAYFFFRSLKIQDTGHYLCFYYDGSYRGSLLSDVLKIWVTDTFPKTWLLARPSPVVQMGQNVSLRCRGPVDGVGLALYKKGEDKPLQFLDATSIDDNTSFILNNVTYSDTGIYSCHYLLTWKTSIRMPSHNTVELMVVDKPPKPSLSAWPSTVFKLGKAITLQCRVSHPVLEFSLEWEERETFQKFSEDGDFIISNVDGKGTGTYSCSYRIETQPNIWSHRSEPLKLMGPAGYLTWNYVLNEAIRLSLIMQLVALLLVVLWIRWKCRRLRIREAWLLGTAQGVTMLFIVTALLCCGLCNGVLTEETEIVMPTPKPELWAETNFPLAPWKNLTLWCRSPTGSTKEFVLLKDGTGWIATRPATAQVRAAFPLGALTQSHVGSYHCHSWEEMAVSEPSEALELVGTDILPKPVISASPPIRGKEIQIRCKGWLAGMGFALYKDGKNEPVQQLGAVGREAFFTIKRMEDKDEGNYSCRTHTEKRPFKWSEPSEPLELVIKEMYPKPFFKTWASPVVTPGARVTFNCSTPHQHMSFILYKDGSEIASSDRSWASPGASAAHFLILSVGIGDGGNYSCRYYDFSIWSEPSDPVELVVTEFYPKPTLLAQPGPVVFPGKNVTLRCQGNFQGMRFALLQEGAQVPLQFRSASGNSADFLLHTVGAEDSGNYTCIYYETTMSNRGSYLSMPLMIWVTDTFPKPWLFAEPSSVVPMGQNVTLWCQGPVHGVGYILHKEGGATSMQLWGSTSNDGVFPITNISAASMGRYSCCYHPDWTSSIKIQPSNTLELIVTGLLPKPSLLAQPGPMVAPGENMTLQCQGELPDSTFVLLKKGTQEPLEQQKPSGYRADFWMPAVRGEDSGIYSCVYYLDSAPFAASYHSDSLEIWVTDKPPKPSLSAWPSTMFKLGKDITLQCRGPLPGVEFVLEHDGEEAPQQFSEDGDFVINNVEGKGIGNYSCSYRLQAYPDIWSEPSDPLELVGAAGPLAQECTVGNIVRSTLIVVVVIALGIVLAVEWKKWPRLRTRGSETDGRDQTIALEECNQEEGEPGTPTNSGSSSSQRISVELPVPI, encoded by the exons ATGCTGCAGACATTCACTGTCTTGCTCTTTTGCATTC GGATGAGTCTGGGTATGACATCCATAG TGATGGATCCTCAACCTGAGCTGTGGATCGAGTCCAACTATCCCCAGGCCCCTTGGGAGAACATCACGCTTTGGTGCCGAAGCCCCTCTCGGCTATCGAGCAAGTTCCTGTTGCTGAAGGATAAGACACAGATGACCTGGATCCACCCTTCCCACAAGACCTTCCAAGTTTCATTCCTTTTAGGTGCCCTTACTGAGTCCAATGCAGGTCTTTACCGGTGCTGCTACTGGAAGGAGACAGGCTGGTCAAAGCCCAGTAAAATTCTAGAGTTGGAGTCACCAG GCCAGCTGCCCAAGCCCATCTTCTGGATCCAGGCTGagacccctcctcttcctggatGTAATGTTAACATCCTCTGCCATGGCTGGCTGCAGGATTTGGTATTTATGCTGTTTAAAGAGGGATACGCCGAGCCCGTGGATTACCAAGTCCCAACTGGGACAATGGCCATATTCTCCATTGACAACCTGACACCTGAGGATGAAGGGGTTTACATCTGCCGCACTCATATCCAGATGCTCCCCACCCTGTGGTCAGAGCCCAGCAACCCCCTGAAGCTGGTTGTAGCAG GACTCTACCCCAAACCAACTTTGACAGCTCATCCCGGGCCCATCATGGCACCTGGAGAAAGCCTGAATCTCAGGTGCCAAGGGCCTATCTATGGAATGACCTTTGCTGTAATGAGGGTTGAAGACTTGGAGAAATCCTTTTACCAcaagaagacaataaaaaatgagGCATATTTCTTCTTTCGGTCTTTGAAGATCCAAGACACTGGACATTACCTCTGTTTTTACTATGACGGGTCATACAGAGGTTCACTCCTTAGTGATGTCCTGAAAATATGGGTAACTG ACACTTTCCCCAAGACCTGGCTACTTGCTCGGCCCAGTCCTGTGGTCCAAATGGGTCAGAATGTGAGCCTACGGTGTCGAGGACCAGTGGATGGAGTGGGTCTCGCACTCTATAAGAAAGGAGAAGACAAACCACTTCAGTTTTTGGATGCCACCAGCATCGATGACAACACATCATTCATCCTCAACAATGTAACCTACAGTGATACTGGCATCTATAGCTGCCACTATCTTCTCACCTGGAAGACCTCCATTAGGATGCCATCACACAACACCGTGGAGCTTATGGTTGTAG ATAAGCCCCCCAAACCCTCCCTGTCAGCTTGGCCAAGCACTGTATTCAAGCTAGGGAAGGCCATCACCCTTCAGTGCCGAGTTTCTCATCCAGTACTGGAATTTTCTCTGGaatgggaagaaagagaaacattccAAAAATTCTCAGAGGATGGAGACTTCATCATCAGTAACGTGGACGGGAAAGGCACAGGGACCTACAGTTGCAGCTATCGCATAGAGACACAGCCTAACATCTGGTCACATCGCAGTGAGCCCTTAAAGCTGATGGGGCCAGCAG GCTATCTCACCTGGAATTACGTTCTGAATGAAGCTATTAGGTTGTCCCTAATCATGCAGCTTGTTGCCTTGCTGTTGGTTGTGCTGTGGATAAGGTGGAAGTGTCGGAGACTCAGAATCAG AGAAGCCTGGTTGCTGGGAACAGCTCAAGGGGTCACCATGCTCTTCATAGTCACGGCCCTTCTCTGCTGTG GACTGTGCAATGGGGTATTGACAGAAGAGACTG AAATAGTCATGCCAACCCCTAAGCCTGAGCTGTGGGCAGAGACCAACTTTCCTCTGGCCCCGTGGAAGAACTTAACCCTCTGGTGCAGAAGCCCTACGGGCTCAACTAAGGAGTTTGTGTTGCTGAAGGATGGGACCGGGTGGATCGCAACTCGCCCGGCCACAGCGCAGGTCCGGGCTGCCTTCCCCCTTGGCGCCCTGACCCAGAGCCATGTCGGGAGCTACCACTGCCATTCCTGGGAGGAGATGGCTGTCTCGGAGCCTAGTGAGGCACTTGAGCTGGTGGGGACAG ACATCCTCCCCAAACCTGTCATTTCTGCTTCCCCCCCAATCCGGGGTAAGGAAATACAAATCCGGTGCAAAGGATGGCTGGCGGGCATGGGCTTTGCTCTGTATAAGGACGGAAAGAATGAACCTGTCCAGCAACTTGGTGCTGTTGGAAGAGAAGCCTTCTTTACAATAAAAAGAATGGAGGATAAAGACGAAGGCAATTACAGCTGCCGCACTCACACTGAAAAGCGCCCCTTCAAGTGGTCTGAGCCCAGTGAGCCCCTGGAGCTTGTCATAAAAG AAATGTACCCTAAGCCCTTCTTCAAGACATGGGCCAGCCCTGTGGTCACCCCTGGTGCCCGAGTGACTTTCAATTGCTCCACGCCCCACCAGCATATGAGCTTTATTCTTTACAAAGATGGAAGTGAAATAGCATCCAGTGACAGGTCCTGGGCAAGTCCAGGGGCCAGTGCAGCTCACTTTCTAATCCTTTCGGTGGGCATTGGTGATGGAGGGAATTACAGCTGCCGATATTATGACTTTTCTATCTGGTCTGAGCCCAGCGACCCTGTGGAACTCGTGGTGACAG AATTCTACCCCAAACCCACTCTCCTGGCACAGCCAGGTCCCGTGGTGTTTCCTGGGAAGAATGTGACCCTGCGCTGCCAAGGAAATTTCCAGGGCATGAGGTTTGCCCTCTTGCAGGAGGGAGCCCAGGTGCCCTTACAGTTCCGGAGTGCCTCAGGGAACTCGGCTGACTTCCTTCTCCACACTGTTGGAGCTGAGGACTCTGGGAACTATACCTGTATCTACTATGAGACAACCATGTCAAACAGGGGGTCATATCTCAGTATGCCCCTTATGATCTGGGTGACTG ACACGTTCCCTaagccatggttgtttgctgaaCCCAGTTCTGTGGTTCCCATGGGGCAGAATGTTACTCTCTGGTGCCAAGGGCCAGTCCATGGAGTGGGATACATTCTGCACAAAGAAGGAGGAGCCACTTCAATGCAGCTCTGGGGATCGACCAGTAATGATGGGGTCTTCCCCATCACCAACATATCTGCTGCTAGCATGGGGCGTTACAGCTGCTGCTACCACCCTGACTGGACCAGTTCTATCAAGATACAACCTAGCAACACCCTGGAACTCATAGTCACAG gtttactccCCAAACCCAGCCTATTAGCCCAGCCTGGTCCCATGGTGGCCCCTGGAGAAAATATGACTCTTCAATGTCAAGGGGAACTGCCAGACTCAACATTTGTCCTGTTGAAAAAGGGGACTCAGGAGCCCTTAGAGCAACAGAAGCCAAGTGGGTACAGGGCTGACTTCTGGATGCCAGCAGTGAGAGGTGAAGACTCTGGGATCTACAGCTGTGTTTATTATTTGGACTCTGCTCCCTTTGCAGCTTCATATCACAGTGACTCCCTGGAGATCTGGGTGACTG ATAAGCCCCCTAAACCCTCTCTGTCAGCCTGGCCCAGCACCATGTTCAAGCTAGGGAAGGACATCACCCTTCAGTGCCGAGGACCCCTGCCAGGTGTTGAATTTGTCCTAGAACATGACGGAGAAGAAGCACCTCAGCAGTTTTCAGAGGACGGAGACTTTGTCATCAACAATGTAGAAG